In a genomic window of Dyadobacter fermentans DSM 18053:
- a CDS encoding NADH-quinone oxidoreductase subunit J family protein, with product MEAIIFYIFSALTLLAGLFILVSRNLIYGAFALFLAFLGVAALYVLAGADFLAVSQIMIYVGGILVLLIFGIMLTQKREKSDDSTRHNRVDVPITRRIWGVLAGVGFFGLLVKVILSSDFAMAGAEMSTKSTIRTIGVELMTSHLLPFEVAAILLLVALIGAAYLALNRNPAP from the coding sequence ATGGAAGCGATTATTTTTTACATCTTCTCTGCGCTGACCCTCCTGGCCGGGCTTTTTATCCTTGTGTCGAGAAACCTGATCTACGGCGCATTCGCATTGTTCCTGGCATTTCTGGGCGTAGCCGCGTTGTATGTGCTCGCAGGAGCGGATTTCCTCGCCGTTTCGCAGATCATGATCTACGTCGGCGGCATTCTGGTGCTTCTCATATTTGGGATCATGCTTACCCAAAAACGGGAGAAAAGTGATGATTCCACCCGGCACAACCGCGTTGATGTGCCGATTACCCGGAGAATCTGGGGTGTCCTGGCCGGTGTCGGTTTCTTCGGGCTGCTCGTAAAAGTGATCCTATCCTCGGATTTTGCCATGGCCGGGGCAGAAATGAGCACCAAATCGACGATCAGGACGATCGGTGTGGAGTTGATGACCAGCCATTTGCTGCCGTTCGAAGTGGCGGCAATATTGCTTCTCGTTGCGCTGATCGGCGCCGCTTATCTTGCATTAAACCGAAATCCAGCGCCATGA
- the nuoK gene encoding NADH-quinone oxidoreductase subunit NuoK: protein MTTVPVQYYLIVAAALFSIGLAIAITKRHYIGMLLGIELMLNAVNINLVAFGRHDPEQLSGQLFALFVIVVAAAEVTVALAIILRVYGHFKTVDPDKVNELKQ from the coding sequence ATGACGACTGTACCTGTTCAATATTATCTGATTGTCGCGGCAGCTTTGTTCAGCATTGGTTTGGCCATTGCCATTACCAAACGGCATTACATTGGTATGTTATTGGGGATAGAGTTGATGCTTAATGCCGTCAATATCAATCTGGTAGCATTTGGAAGACATGATCCTGAGCAATTGAGCGGCCAGCTGTTTGCATTGTTCGTGATTGTCGTTGCGGCGGCGGAGGTGACTGTGGCCCTGGCGATTATTCTGCGGGTGTACGGCCATTTCAAAACCGTCGATCCCGATAAGGTGAATGAATTGAAGCAATAA
- a CDS encoding DMT family transporter has protein sequence MNWIFLILAFLIGISNAVQSGVNTQLRESINNPILAAMTSFFVGLLVLSIAFACFNQNPVPSLADLKQVSWTRFMGGVLGAFYVITVIFIVRNIGPANMMCLIIAGQMVTVMTIDHLGLQGFAVHQMNLPRILGTILLVAGVYLILKN, from the coding sequence ATGAACTGGATTTTCCTGATCTTAGCTTTTCTTATTGGTATCAGCAATGCCGTTCAGTCGGGAGTGAACACACAGCTCCGCGAATCCATCAATAACCCGATTTTGGCGGCCATGACGTCCTTTTTCGTTGGGCTGCTCGTTTTGAGCATTGCATTTGCCTGCTTCAATCAAAACCCTGTGCCGTCGCTGGCCGACCTGAAACAAGTTTCCTGGACGCGCTTCATGGGTGGCGTGCTGGGTGCGTTTTACGTGATCACTGTTATTTTTATCGTCCGCAATATCGGTCCGGCCAACATGATGTGCCTGATCATCGCCGGGCAAATGGTGACCGTAATGACGATCGATCATCTTGGTTTACAGGGATTTGCGGTACACCAGATGAACCTGCCACGCATTCTCGGGACGATCCTGCTCGTCGCCGGTGTTTACCTGATCCTCAAAAATTAG
- a CDS encoding DUF6265 family protein, translating to MTQFNTIRKACLAFVLFLTATFAQAQGTLNDIAFLDGRWLGTYNGGPIEASWTAPKGNNIVGFIRMIKDDKPALYEIFAFEQTDKGPVAMVKHFKPGMISLEEKEVADRYKFIEAKKNEALFEKDDASVRIIYERRSPTQLVIQRGKKENDKWSFVDLFIFNKIP from the coding sequence ATGACCCAATTCAACACAATCAGAAAGGCTTGCCTGGCATTTGTACTTTTCCTCACGGCCACATTCGCGCAGGCGCAAGGCACGCTGAACGACATCGCATTCCTCGACGGTCGCTGGCTGGGAACCTACAACGGCGGCCCGATCGAAGCTTCCTGGACTGCGCCTAAAGGCAACAACATCGTCGGCTTTATCCGCATGATCAAGGATGACAAGCCCGCTCTTTATGAGATATTTGCATTCGAGCAGACTGACAAAGGACCGGTTGCGATGGTGAAGCACTTCAAACCCGGCATGATTTCTCTCGAAGAAAAAGAAGTAGCCGACCGTTACAAATTCATTGAAGCCAAAAAGAACGAGGCGTTGTTTGAAAAAGACGATGCTTCGGTGCGGATCATATATGAGAGACGCTCTCCTACCCAGCTCGTGATTCAGCGCGGCAAGAAGGAAAACGATAAATGGAGCTTTGTAGACTTGTTTATTTTCAACAAGATTCCCTGA
- a CDS encoding ATP-binding protein, translating into MEINRSLYKRIIDHLVPNKVNIITGTRRVGKTFLVQKIMADTSFKVLTLEGEDIDAQNLLAQNSIANYQRLFADYELLVIDEAQAIPDIGKKLKLIVDHVKGLRIIATGSSAFDLAQQAGEPLTGRAYFHDLYPIAQQELSSTENLLETRQRLEERVIYGSYPELLQLTSLKEKEAYLKDLVNAYLLKDILSFEGVRNAEKVKDLLRLVAYQVGKEVSFQQLGVSLNISKNTVEKYLDLLSKVFILRRIGGYSKNLRKEITKSSRWHFHDNGVRNAIINDLRPLALRTDIGELWENYLISERIKKLAYAKRHADFYFWRTYDQQEIDWLEWDNGRLSAFEFKWKDERAKIPAAFANAYPDASFELINRDNYLDFIS; encoded by the coding sequence ATGGAGATCAATCGCTCATTGTATAAACGGATCATTGACCATTTAGTACCTAATAAGGTCAATATCATCACCGGCACCAGGCGGGTAGGGAAAACTTTTCTTGTGCAGAAAATCATGGCAGATACTTCTTTCAAAGTCCTTACGCTGGAAGGAGAGGACATTGACGCGCAAAATCTGTTAGCTCAAAATAGCATCGCCAATTATCAACGCCTTTTCGCCGACTATGAACTGTTGGTGATTGATGAAGCACAAGCGATTCCGGACATTGGGAAAAAGCTGAAACTCATCGTCGATCACGTGAAGGGCCTCAGGATCATCGCGACAGGCTCCTCCGCATTTGATTTGGCACAGCAGGCAGGCGAGCCGCTTACGGGCAGAGCCTATTTTCATGACCTTTATCCCATTGCACAGCAGGAGTTGTCTTCTACCGAGAATTTGCTGGAAACGCGCCAGCGATTGGAAGAGCGCGTGATTTACGGCAGTTACCCCGAACTGCTTCAACTTACCTCTTTGAAGGAAAAAGAAGCGTATCTCAAAGATCTCGTGAATGCATATCTCTTGAAGGATATTCTCTCATTCGAGGGCGTTCGAAATGCGGAAAAGGTGAAAGACCTCCTGCGATTGGTCGCTTACCAGGTAGGTAAGGAGGTATCGTTCCAGCAACTGGGCGTCTCACTGAATATCAGTAAAAACACAGTCGAGAAATACCTGGATCTTCTTTCCAAAGTGTTCATTTTAAGACGTATAGGAGGTTATAGCAAAAATCTTCGAAAGGAGATTACAAAAAGCAGCCGCTGGCACTTTCACGATAACGGCGTACGGAATGCGATCATCAACGACCTGCGGCCCCTTGCATTACGGACAGATATCGGTGAGCTTTGGGAGAATTATCTGATTAGCGAAAGGATTAAAAAGCTGGCTTACGCCAAACGCCACGCAGACTTCTATTTTTGGAGAACCTACGACCAGCAGGAAATTGACTGGCTGGAATGGGACAATGGACGCTTGTCGGCATTTGAGTTCAAATGGAAGGATGAACGCGCCAAAATCCCGGCCGCATTTGCCAATGCCTACCCCGACGCGAGCTTTGAATTGATCAACCGTGACAATTATTTGGATTTTATTTCCTAA
- the recO gene encoding DNA repair protein RecO has product MLHTTRGIALSYIRYKESSIIARIYTETFGIQTYIVNGVRSSKSKSNRIAFFQPLTLLDLVVYHKNKEDSIHRISELKCYAPFASIPYDVIKSGLGLFVTEMLGKTLREEENNEPLFHFIEQSVLYLDGAEGGYENFHIQFLMQLAHYLGFGVETVDDLESELKDNHFPHRPDAQEHAATLQMLENGYGLSIPLDRARRINILEKLIFFYKIHMEGLGEIKSLDVLREVLR; this is encoded by the coding sequence ATGCTTCATACAACCCGCGGCATCGCACTGAGCTACATCCGCTACAAAGAGTCGTCCATCATTGCCAGGATTTACACGGAAACCTTTGGTATACAGACTTATATCGTAAACGGGGTGCGGAGCAGCAAGTCCAAATCCAACAGGATCGCGTTCTTTCAGCCACTCACATTGCTCGATCTCGTGGTTTATCACAAGAACAAGGAGGATTCCATCCACCGCATCTCGGAACTCAAATGTTACGCACCTTTCGCGTCGATTCCCTACGACGTAATAAAATCAGGCCTGGGACTCTTTGTGACCGAGATGCTCGGCAAAACTTTGCGCGAGGAGGAAAATAACGAGCCATTGTTCCATTTTATTGAGCAATCGGTGCTATATCTGGATGGCGCAGAGGGTGGTTACGAAAATTTCCACATCCAGTTTCTGATGCAACTGGCACATTATCTGGGCTTTGGCGTGGAAACCGTGGACGACTTGGAAAGTGAGCTGAAAGACAATCATTTTCCGCACCGTCCCGACGCCCAGGAGCACGCGGCCACCTTGCAAATGCTGGAAAACGGCTACGGATTGTCCATTCCGCTCGACAGGGCGAGGCGGATAAATATCCTCGAAAAGCTGATTTTCTTTTACAAAATACACATGGAGGGGTTGGGGGAGATCAAATCGCTGGACGTTTTGCGTGAAGTTTTGCGCTGA
- a CDS encoding heavy-metal-associated domain-containing protein, with the protein METFSYVLGWFIALSGLIINRWEPFKSERQMLAEQQFERFRSHRQLRVELGGSCDGQKLIADLREINGVRDESIDLDASVVSLSYHKEKVSEDEILDVLRKKGYIK; encoded by the coding sequence ATGGAGACATTTTCCTACGTGTTGGGATGGTTTATCGCATTGTCGGGACTGATTATCAACCGGTGGGAGCCGTTCAAAAGTGAGCGGCAAATGCTCGCAGAGCAACAGTTCGAACGATTCAGATCGCATCGGCAGCTTCGTGTCGAGCTGGGAGGAAGCTGCGACGGACAAAAACTGATAGCCGATCTGCGTGAGATCAATGGTGTCCGTGACGAAAGTATTGATCTAGATGCAAGTGTTGTGTCGCTGTCGTATCACAAGGAAAAAGTGTCCGAGGATGAAATTCTAGACGTGTTGCGAAAAAAAGGCTATATCAAGTGA
- the lptB gene encoding LPS export ABC transporter ATP-binding protein, whose product MILRTVNLVKKYGVRLVNNNVSYQVEQGEIVGLLGPNGAGKTTSFYMAVGLVKPNSGNVYLDDKDITNLPMYKRARLGLGYLAQEASVFRTLTVEENIKAVLEMTNLSKADQKQKVEELIEEFHLGHVRKSKGMVLSGGERRRTEIARSLAVDPKFILLDEPFAGVDPIAVEDIQSIVAKLKHKNIGILITDHNVNETLSITDRAYLLFEGKILKQGTAEELAEDEVVRRVYLGQNFELKRKI is encoded by the coding sequence ATGATACTAAGAACCGTAAACCTCGTGAAGAAATACGGGGTTCGACTTGTTAATAATAATGTAAGCTACCAGGTCGAGCAGGGCGAGATCGTGGGGCTGCTGGGGCCGAATGGCGCGGGCAAAACGACTTCCTTTTATATGGCCGTTGGATTGGTGAAACCGAACAGCGGAAATGTGTACCTCGACGATAAGGACATTACCAACCTGCCGATGTACAAGCGCGCGCGCCTGGGCCTGGGCTACCTCGCGCAGGAAGCGTCGGTTTTCAGGACATTGACGGTCGAAGAGAACATCAAAGCCGTTCTCGAAATGACCAATCTTTCGAAAGCCGATCAAAAACAGAAGGTAGAGGAGCTGATCGAGGAATTTCACCTCGGGCACGTTCGAAAAAGCAAGGGTATGGTCCTTTCGGGAGGTGAGCGCCGCCGTACGGAAATTGCAAGGTCACTGGCCGTAGACCCGAAGTTCATTCTACTCGATGAGCCTTTCGCGGGTGTGGACCCCATTGCCGTGGAAGATATTCAAAGTATTGTAGCCAAGCTGAAACACAAAAACATCGGCATCCTCATCACGGACCACAATGTAAACGAGACGCTATCGATCACCGACCGTGCATATCTGCTGTTTGAAGGAAAAATTTTGAAACAAGGCACTGCCGAAGAATTGGCGGAGGACGAAGTGGTGAGGCGCGTGTACCTGGGACAGAATTTCGAGTTGAAGCGGAAGATCTGA
- the recJ gene encoding single-stranded-DNA-specific exonuclease RecJ, protein MIEKRWIHHPPFTSEQEQVAQSLAESLKVSPSLATLLVQRGILDFDQSRDFFRPDIRHLHDPFLMADMEKAVERLIKAIDSNEKILVYGDYDVDGTTSVALFYGFLKRIYPNLDYYIPDRYEEGYGVSWQGVEWAHANGYTLIVTLDCGVKSVDKVTAALEKGIDFIICDHHRPGDELPPAAAVLDPKREDCLYPYKELTGCGVGFKLLQAFCVKQVLDPETLYDYLDLLVVSIASDIVPITGENRVLAFYGLQRLNAQPRTGIKALIQISGMTGALDITNVVFGLGPRINAAGRIKHAKEAVRLLLSEIEEEAISFAEEINKHNSERRNFDSSITEQALFMIENDEWFSNAKSTVLYKEDWHKGVIGIVASRCIEKYHRPTIILTHSHGKAAGSARSVPGFDVYEAIEECADLLEQYGGHTFAAGLTLPLDNVEAFKMRFNEIVSSRIQPDQLVPMINVDMLLELEAITPKFYNILRQMGPFGPGNMTPVFESRNMTLVGRPMLMKEKHIKFDVKQNNSAVFTAVGFGMGHFYPDIVNGRPFSICYCLEENHFRDKKTLQLSLKDIKLH, encoded by the coding sequence ATGATTGAAAAGCGCTGGATACACCACCCTCCCTTTACCTCTGAACAAGAACAGGTTGCGCAGAGCCTTGCCGAATCTTTGAAAGTAAGTCCCTCGCTGGCAACGCTTTTGGTTCAGCGCGGCATTCTCGATTTCGATCAATCCCGCGATTTTTTCCGCCCCGACATCCGGCATTTGCACGATCCTTTCCTGATGGCCGACATGGAGAAAGCCGTCGAGCGTTTGATCAAAGCCATTGATTCAAATGAGAAAATACTGGTTTACGGAGATTACGATGTGGATGGCACCACGTCCGTCGCACTCTTCTATGGTTTTCTCAAAAGAATTTATCCCAATCTCGACTACTACATTCCCGACCGCTACGAGGAAGGCTACGGCGTTTCGTGGCAAGGCGTGGAATGGGCGCATGCCAATGGCTATACATTAATAGTAACCCTCGACTGCGGCGTCAAATCTGTGGACAAGGTTACCGCCGCCCTCGAGAAAGGCATCGACTTCATTATATGCGACCACCACCGCCCCGGCGATGAGCTTCCGCCTGCCGCCGCGGTGCTCGATCCGAAGCGCGAGGATTGTTTGTATCCTTATAAAGAGCTCACCGGCTGCGGCGTCGGATTCAAATTATTGCAGGCATTTTGTGTCAAGCAGGTCCTCGATCCCGAGACGTTGTACGATTACCTGGACTTGCTGGTGGTCAGCATCGCATCCGACATTGTGCCTATTACCGGCGAAAACCGCGTGCTGGCATTCTACGGCTTGCAAAGACTGAATGCACAACCGCGGACGGGCATTAAAGCATTGATCCAGATTTCCGGGATGACTGGCGCGCTCGACATTACGAATGTCGTTTTCGGTCTCGGGCCGCGCATTAATGCCGCCGGGCGTATCAAGCACGCCAAGGAAGCTGTAAGATTGCTGCTTTCCGAAATCGAGGAAGAAGCCATTTCATTCGCCGAAGAAATCAACAAGCATAACAGCGAGCGCCGCAACTTCGATTCGAGCATTACCGAGCAGGCGCTTTTTATGATCGAAAACGACGAATGGTTTTCGAATGCAAAAAGTACCGTATTATATAAGGAAGACTGGCACAAAGGCGTGATCGGCATTGTGGCCAGCCGCTGCATTGAAAAATACCACCGCCCGACTATTATCCTCACGCATTCGCACGGAAAAGCCGCCGGTTCTGCACGCTCGGTGCCGGGTTTCGATGTGTACGAGGCGATCGAGGAATGCGCGGATCTTTTGGAACAATATGGCGGGCACACTTTTGCTGCGGGGCTCACATTGCCGCTCGATAATGTGGAAGCATTTAAAATGCGATTTAATGAAATCGTGAGTAGCCGCATTCAGCCCGACCAGCTCGTGCCGATGATCAATGTGGATATGCTGCTGGAACTGGAAGCGATTACGCCTAAGTTTTATAATATCCTTCGCCAGATGGGGCCGTTCGGGCCGGGGAACATGACGCCGGTTTTCGAGTCACGCAATATGACGCTCGTCGGTCGGCCGATGTTGATGAAGGAAAAGCATATCAAATTTGACGTGAAGCAAAACAACTCGGCGGTATTTACGGCCGTGGGCTTCGGAATGGGGCATTTTTATCCTGATATCGTCAATGGAAGGCCGTTCTCGATCTGCTATTGCCTCGAAGAGAACCATTTCCGTGACAAGAAAACCTTGCAGCTGTCGTTGAAAGACATTAAGCTGCATTAA
- the ruvX gene encoding Holliday junction resolvase RuvX, with protein sequence MPRLLAIDYGAKRSGIAVTDPLKIIATALDTVPTHQLTDFLKKYTLSEQVEAFVVGMPKKLDNTDSENAARVTAFVKSLQKAFPEISVHLHDERFTSSMALQSMIASGSKKSDRRDKGNIDKVSATIILQSFMESRR encoded by the coding sequence ATGCCACGTCTCCTGGCGATAGATTACGGTGCCAAACGCAGCGGCATTGCCGTTACCGATCCGTTGAAAATCATCGCAACCGCGCTCGATACGGTCCCTACGCATCAGCTCACCGATTTTCTCAAAAAATACACATTGAGCGAGCAGGTGGAGGCATTCGTGGTAGGCATGCCCAAAAAGCTGGATAATACCGACAGCGAAAATGCGGCCCGGGTTACCGCTTTTGTCAAATCATTACAAAAAGCATTTCCCGAAATCTCCGTGCATTTGCACGACGAGCGGTTTACATCGTCCATGGCGCTGCAATCCATGATCGCCTCGGGTTCGAAGAAGAGTGACCGCCGCGACAAGGGCAATATCGACAAGGTGAGTGCGACGATCATCCTCCAATCTTTCATGGAGAGCCGAAGGTAG
- the def gene encoding peptide deformylase yields MIYPIVAYGDPILRKPTRFIEKDEVDLKKLSEDMFETMHGANGVGLAAPQIGLNIRIFVVDGTPFAERDEDDDDEPDLSLVDFKKTFINPEILEETGEEWGFEEGCLSIPGIRGDVYRPETLRIRYRDLDWNEHEETYSGMAARIIQHEYDHLLGKLFVDYLPTLKKQFIKKKLTDISKGNVDADYRMRFPGRR; encoded by the coding sequence ATGATTTATCCAATAGTTGCATACGGTGACCCCATCCTGAGAAAGCCGACCCGTTTTATCGAGAAAGATGAAGTGGATTTGAAGAAACTTTCAGAGGATATGTTCGAAACTATGCACGGAGCGAACGGCGTTGGGCTTGCGGCCCCGCAGATCGGTCTGAATATCCGCATTTTCGTAGTGGACGGCACGCCGTTCGCCGAAAGAGATGAGGACGATGACGACGAGCCGGATCTGTCATTGGTCGATTTCAAAAAGACATTCATTAATCCCGAGATATTGGAGGAAACCGGCGAGGAATGGGGATTCGAAGAAGGCTGCCTGAGCATTCCCGGCATCCGCGGAGATGTGTACCGCCCCGAAACGCTCCGCATCCGCTACCGCGACCTCGACTGGAACGAGCATGAAGAAACCTATTCCGGCATGGCGGCCCGCATTATCCAGCACGAATACGACCATTTGCTGGGCAAACTGTTTGTAGATTACCTGCCGACGCTCAAAAAGCAGTTTATCAAAAAGAAACTGACCGATATTTCCAAAGGAAACGTAGATGCCGACTACCGCATGCGTTTTCCGGGCCGGAGATAA
- a CDS encoding amidohydrolase, translating to MQEHKEILSIALVQADLHWEDVTANLASFEEKLAALPEAVDVIVLPEMFNTGFTMNTALAEPMNLTTTRWMKQIAKQQNALVVGSFAVNDGGRFFNRLLCVRPDGTYSQSDKRHLFRMGEEHSHYTAGNARLTIEWRGWKFCPLVCYDLRFPVWSRNLQSDPYDILFFVANWPARRAHAWSTLLQARAIENQCYVMGVNRVGTDGNGLEYRGDSVALDYLGEPIAMLTNQETEKIVHISKAELATYREKFPALSDADDFEIRC from the coding sequence ATGCAGGAGCATAAGGAAATTCTTTCCATCGCATTGGTGCAGGCCGATCTGCATTGGGAAGATGTGACGGCCAACCTTGCTTCTTTTGAAGAAAAGCTGGCTGCGTTGCCGGAGGCGGTCGATGTGATCGTGCTGCCGGAAATGTTCAATACCGGTTTTACGATGAACACCGCGCTCGCCGAGCCGATGAACCTCACCACCACGCGCTGGATGAAGCAAATTGCGAAACAGCAGAATGCATTGGTGGTAGGAAGTTTCGCGGTGAATGACGGCGGCCGCTTTTTTAACCGCCTTCTTTGTGTACGCCCGGACGGGACCTATTCGCAAAGCGACAAGCGGCATTTGTTCAGAATGGGGGAGGAGCACAGTCATTACACCGCGGGCAATGCACGGCTGACGATTGAATGGAGGGGCTGGAAGTTCTGCCCGCTCGTTTGCTATGACCTGCGCTTCCCGGTATGGAGCCGTAATCTGCAAAGTGACCCGTACGACATCTTATTTTTTGTAGCAAACTGGCCCGCACGCCGCGCGCATGCGTGGAGCACGCTGTTGCAGGCGAGGGCGATCGAAAATCAGTGTTATGTGATGGGCGTAAACCGCGTCGGGACCGACGGGAACGGGCTGGAATATCGCGGAGACTCCGTGGCGCTCGATTACCTGGGTGAACCCATTGCCATGCTCACAAACCAGGAAACCGAAAAGATCGTGCACATTTCGAAGGCGGAGCTTGCGACATACCGGGAGAAGTTTCCGGCATTGTCGGATGCCGACGATTTTGAGATCCGCTGTTGA
- the gatC gene encoding Asp-tRNA(Asn)/Glu-tRNA(Gln) amidotransferase subunit GatC: protein MKIDQESLNKIAHLARLEIRPGEEAALLSSMDSVLTWMDQLNEINTQGVEPLTHVLDEENNWREDKGANTLTREEALFNAPSKNSTYIMVPKVIE from the coding sequence ATGAAGATCGATCAGGAATCGCTCAACAAGATCGCACACCTTGCGCGGTTGGAGATCAGGCCGGGAGAAGAAGCCGCACTTTTGAGCAGCATGGATTCTGTTCTCACCTGGATGGACCAGCTCAATGAAATCAATACGCAGGGAGTGGAGCCTTTGACGCACGTACTCGACGAAGAAAATAACTGGCGGGAAGATAAAGGCGCTAACACCCTCACCCGCGAGGAAGCGCTGTTCAATGCGCCTTCGAAAAACAGTACATATATAATGGTACCCAAAGTGATTGAGTAA
- a CDS encoding MotA/TolQ/ExbB proton channel family protein translates to MEKKATSPAPAPKPAAAATKGKGGLNPALVIPLLFAIALCVYIFVLGAPEHFKDGDHEKGPIDGDYYGIVYKGGPIVPILMTCFLIVLTFTIERLITLNKASGSGSIDAFVRKVRSLLDKNQIEEAIKECDKQKGSVGNVIKAGLLKYKQLTTETALDKEQKLAALQKEIEEATTLELPMLQKNLTIIATLAGASTLLALLGTVIGMIKAFAALGTSGSPDSAALATGISEALINTALGIGTSAIATISYAYLNSRVDDLTYSIDEIGMSLQSNFAAHY, encoded by the coding sequence ATGGAAAAGAAAGCTACAAGTCCGGCACCAGCTCCAAAGCCTGCTGCGGCAGCAACTAAAGGCAAAGGCGGTTTGAACCCGGCATTGGTAATCCCTCTACTTTTTGCGATTGCACTTTGTGTTTACATTTTCGTGTTGGGAGCTCCCGAACACTTCAAAGATGGCGATCACGAAAAAGGACCTATCGATGGTGATTACTACGGAATCGTTTACAAGGGTGGTCCTATCGTACCGATCTTGATGACGTGTTTCCTTATTGTATTGACCTTTACAATCGAGCGTCTGATCACTTTGAACAAAGCTAGCGGCTCAGGCAGCATCGATGCATTCGTTCGTAAAGTGAGAAGCCTGCTTGACAAAAACCAAATCGAAGAGGCTATCAAAGAGTGCGATAAGCAAAAAGGATCTGTTGGTAACGTAATCAAAGCGGGTCTTTTGAAATATAAGCAATTGACTACTGAAACTGCGCTTGACAAAGAGCAGAAACTGGCGGCTCTTCAGAAAGAGATCGAAGAAGCTACTACACTTGAACTTCCAATGCTTCAGAAAAACCTGACCATCATCGCTACATTGGCGGGTGCATCTACCCTCTTGGCGCTTTTGGGAACGGTAATCGGTATGATCAAGGCGTTCGCGGCTTTGGGTACATCAGGTTCACCTGACTCTGCTGCTCTTGCAACTGGTATCTCTGAGGCCCTTATCAATACCGCATTGGGTATCGGTACTTCGGCTATCGCGACAATCTCTTACGCTTACCTGAACAGCCGTGTTGACGATCTTACTTACAGCATCGACGAAATTGGCATGAGCCTTCAGTCGAACTTTGCTGCACATTATTAA
- a CDS encoding ExbD/TolR family protein, giving the protein MAKVRPKKHAPHTDMTAMTDVAFLLLTFFIMTATFKSNDAEITTPTSISQIKVPDDKIMVISIDKAGKVFFGVDAQPTRAAMLDNIGQAKGITFTDAEKAKFALQSSFGLPLNQLKPWLNMPKEQMSQVKQPGIPVDSTGASELADWVYAARKADSQLRIALKGDNLSKFPAFKDVLANLQSQNINKFNLITGSEQAPAGYTND; this is encoded by the coding sequence ATGGCAAAGGTAAGGCCTAAGAAACATGCGCCGCATACTGATATGACGGCGATGACGGATGTGGCGTTCTTGCTCTTGACGTTCTTCATTATGACGGCGACTTTTAAGTCGAACGATGCAGAGATTACAACACCTACATCGATTTCGCAGATCAAAGTGCCAGATGATAAGATTATGGTCATCAGCATTGACAAAGCAGGGAAAGTGTTCTTTGGTGTGGATGCCCAGCCCACTCGCGCTGCGATGCTGGACAACATTGGCCAGGCCAAGGGCATTACATTCACTGATGCTGAGAAGGCGAAGTTTGCACTGCAGTCAAGCTTTGGTTTACCTCTCAATCAGCTGAAACCCTGGTTGAACATGCCGAAAGAGCAAATGAGCCAGGTGAAGCAACCAGGTATCCCGGTTGACTCCACAGGCGCCAGCGAATTGGCAGACTGGGTTTATGCTGCGCGGAAAGCAGACAGCCAACTACGTATTGCATTGAAAGGCGACAACCTGTCGAAGTTCCCTGCATTCAAAGACGTACTGGCAAACCTGCAATCGCAGAATATCAACAAGTTCAACCTGATTACAGGTAGCGAGCAAGCACCAGCCGGTTACACAAACGATTAA